In a genomic window of [Empedobacter] haloabium:
- a CDS encoding TonB-dependent receptor encodes MKMTTMVAALAAAGLASGALAAGQQDGAEKLVRVEVTGSSLKRINAETASPVQVIDAKQIENMGARTLLQVLDNLPAARPAQQDFRSMFTGSDGGSQANLRGLGAQGTLVLLNGRRLSFYGAPSGFQTMFVNIDSIPAAAIERMEVLTDGASAVYGSDAVAGVINVITKKNYQGLEARANVDKSAEVSAYGERQASVLYGAGDLESDGWNVYGSVNVYQRDRIALADTYDKRPEYFYVNNPNFIPNFRIGTGSEPGVPNPGTFFVFDPARNNARVQRAVAGCPTAITEASGTRCVWNNLPYALDTGPTSDRATAYLAGRVKLGGELEGFAEAAYTRIKMRGENGPRSFNSGTTANWFSRNTGTKLNTFVNPYLGPNNLYLRGRLDADMAAKMGGAAGLNYILQDAVGHFGQTNRDDSYRALAGLRGSLAGGWDFETALAVAGSHSTLFQTTNINTRGFEKAFGPTTVDPVTGRPYIADNPAYRFGEISEANAALLREAFPTFDIQSWTKLITWDGKVEGTLAKLGEREVRAAFGASLMRESFETPGNADAANGLITQQGGSWFDGRRTIGALFGEVIVPVTDTLELNAAARLDKYPHFSANLAPKIGVQWRARPDVMVRGTYSEGFRAPNLAESGSGGVFAQVGGIRDTVRCDETNAIARLLQKSVSATDVDLGKNLLNSNCSTTVGGLTPPNPDLRPEKAKISTLGLVLQPMRNVSVSLDYWFVYRKNEIVRQDFNQLFTQLVEQYGPTLAGTDRAIRNALTDADRANMAAVATMCANAANAAACAGGLPRYSVGNLGGLINSYTNRGRTLVDGFDIDARVRVPLGEWGKLNTGLATTIRKRETYNYEDGGDLSGDYVGYYDSPRVRATFNADWSWRDFVTSVFVNYAAGTKWAYGPYDKDNTPENCTAASLPLPAHQCDGTPSYTTVNLGFTWKPVRNLDVGLNIKNVLDKRPYYDPNGWEGYNHAQNLFGRQFALSVGYKFK; translated from the coding sequence ATGAAAATGACAACAATGGTGGCCGCGCTGGCGGCCGCGGGGCTCGCTTCCGGGGCACTGGCCGCTGGCCAGCAGGATGGCGCGGAAAAACTGGTCCGGGTCGAGGTGACCGGGTCGAGCCTGAAACGGATCAATGCCGAGACGGCGTCGCCGGTGCAGGTCATCGACGCCAAGCAGATCGAGAACATGGGCGCCCGCACGCTGCTGCAAGTGCTGGACAACCTGCCGGCCGCGCGCCCCGCCCAACAGGACTTCCGCTCGATGTTTACCGGCTCCGACGGCGGCTCCCAGGCCAACCTGCGCGGCCTTGGTGCCCAGGGCACGCTGGTGCTGCTGAACGGCCGGCGCCTGTCGTTCTACGGCGCACCGTCCGGCTTCCAGACCATGTTCGTCAATATCGATTCGATCCCGGCGGCGGCGATCGAACGCATGGAGGTGCTGACCGATGGCGCCTCCGCCGTCTACGGGTCGGACGCCGTGGCCGGCGTCATCAACGTCATCACGAAGAAGAACTACCAGGGCCTGGAGGCGCGCGCCAACGTGGACAAGTCGGCCGAAGTGTCGGCCTACGGCGAGCGCCAGGCCAGCGTGTTGTACGGCGCGGGCGACCTGGAAAGCGACGGGTGGAACGTCTACGGCTCCGTCAATGTCTACCAGCGCGACCGCATCGCCCTGGCCGATACCTACGACAAGCGGCCCGAGTACTTCTACGTCAACAATCCCAACTTCATTCCGAATTTTCGCATCGGCACCGGCAGCGAGCCGGGCGTGCCGAATCCCGGCACCTTCTTCGTGTTCGACCCGGCCCGCAACAATGCCCGCGTCCAGCGCGCCGTGGCAGGCTGCCCGACGGCCATCACCGAGGCCTCCGGCACGCGCTGCGTCTGGAACAACCTGCCGTACGCGCTCGATACCGGACCGACGTCCGACCGCGCCACCGCCTACCTGGCCGGCCGCGTCAAGCTGGGCGGCGAACTGGAAGGCTTTGCCGAGGCAGCCTACACCCGCATCAAGATGCGCGGCGAGAACGGCCCGCGCAGCTTCAACAGCGGCACCACCGCCAACTGGTTCTCGCGCAATACCGGCACCAAGCTCAATACCTTCGTCAATCCCTACCTGGGGCCGAACAACCTCTACCTGCGCGGCCGGCTCGATGCCGACATGGCGGCGAAAATGGGCGGCGCCGCGGGGCTGAACTACATCCTGCAGGACGCCGTCGGCCACTTCGGCCAGACCAACCGCGACGACAGCTATCGCGCCCTGGCCGGGCTGCGCGGCAGCCTGGCCGGCGGCTGGGACTTCGAGACGGCGCTGGCAGTGGCGGGCAGTCATTCGACCCTGTTCCAGACGACGAACATCAACACGCGCGGCTTCGAAAAAGCGTTCGGTCCCACCACCGTCGATCCGGTCACAGGACGCCCCTACATCGCCGACAACCCGGCCTACCGTTTCGGTGAGATCAGCGAAGCCAATGCCGCGCTGCTGCGCGAAGCCTTCCCGACCTTCGACATCCAGTCGTGGACGAAATTGATCACGTGGGACGGCAAGGTCGAGGGCACACTGGCGAAACTGGGCGAACGCGAGGTGCGCGCCGCCTTCGGCGCCAGCCTGATGCGCGAAAGTTTCGAGACGCCCGGCAACGCCGACGCGGCCAATGGGCTCATCACGCAGCAGGGCGGCTCCTGGTTCGACGGCCGCCGCACGATCGGTGCCCTGTTCGGCGAAGTGATCGTGCCCGTCACGGACACGCTGGAGCTGAACGCGGCCGCGCGGCTGGACAAGTACCCGCACTTCTCGGCCAACCTGGCGCCGAAGATCGGCGTGCAGTGGCGCGCGCGCCCCGACGTCATGGTGCGCGGCACCTACTCGGAAGGCTTCCGCGCGCCCAACCTGGCCGAGTCGGGCAGCGGCGGCGTGTTCGCCCAGGTGGGCGGCATCCGCGATACGGTGCGCTGCGACGAAACCAATGCCATCGCGCGCCTGCTGCAGAAGTCCGTCAGCGCCACCGACGTCGACCTGGGCAAGAACCTGCTGAACTCGAACTGCTCGACGACAGTGGGCGGGCTGACGCCGCCCAATCCCGACCTGCGCCCCGAGAAAGCCAAGATCTCGACCTTGGGACTGGTGCTGCAGCCGATGCGCAACGTCAGCGTCTCGCTCGATTACTGGTTCGTCTATCGCAAGAACGAGATCGTGCGGCAGGACTTCAACCAGCTGTTCACCCAGCTGGTCGAGCAGTACGGCCCCACCCTGGCCGGCACCGACCGCGCCATCCGCAACGCGCTGACCGATGCCGACCGCGCCAACATGGCGGCGGTGGCCACGATGTGCGCCAACGCTGCCAATGCCGCCGCCTGCGCGGGCGGCTTGCCGCGCTACTCGGTCGGCAACCTGGGAGGACTGATCAATTCGTACACCAACCGCGGCCGCACGCTGGTCGATGGCTTCGACATCGACGCGCGCGTGCGCGTTCCGCTGGGTGAATGGGGCAAGCTCAATACCGGCCTGGCGACGACGATCCGCAAGCGCGAGACCTACAACTATGAAGACGGCGGCGACCTCTCCGGCGACTATGTCGGCTACTACGACTCGCCGCGTGTGCGCGCCACGTTCAATGCCGACTGGTCCTGGCGCGATTTCGTCACCAGCGTCTTCGTCAACTACGCGGCCGGCACCAAGTGGGCCTACGGCCCGTACGACAAGGACAACACGCCGGAGAACTGCACGGCCGCGTCGCTGCCGCTGCCGGCGCACCAGTGCGACGGCACGCCGTCGTACACCACGGTCAACCTGGGCTTTACCTGGAAGCCGGTGCGGAATCTGGACGTGGGCCTGAACATCAAGAACGTGCTGGACAAGCGGCCCTACTACGATCCGAACGGCTGGGAGGGCTATAACCACGCGCAGAACCTGTTCGGGCGCCAGTTCGCCCTCTCTGTCGGCTACAAGTTCAAGTGA
- a CDS encoding glycoside hydrolase family 31 protein yields MKTRLAAVLFLATMAAHAAPVGNLRTLTADGPQGWRIVTDTGARLRVSLPRVDVLHVEAAAPGLEFTGPGDKAAAIVVGQPASDVAPVLRDAGDHVLIETAALALRIDRKPLRLSLYRAGNRDALWREVEPLELTKGQSVQVLSSDKDERFFGGGQQNGRFEFKGRQLEVSYSGGWEEGDRPSPAPFLMSSRGWGMLRNTWADGSYDLRDANQATLQHAESRFDAYYFVGRDVRDVLARYTEWTGRPPLLPRWALEYGDADCYNDGDNVKKPGTVPPGWSDGPTGTTPDVVESVAKRYREHDMPGGWILPNDGYGCGYKALPETVQGLAKYGFRTGLWTENGVDKIAWEVGQAGSRVQKLDVAWTGKGYQFSLDANKSAYDGIVHNSDSRPFIWTVMGWAGTQRYAVAWTGDQSASWDYIRWHVPTLIGSGLSGQAYATGDVDAIFGGSPETYTRDLQWKAFTPVLMGMSGWAAAERKHPWWFDEPYRSINRRYLKLKMRLTPYMYGLAREAETTGAPLVRGLMWDYPADPAAWTEAYKYQFLLGRDLLVAPVYRSQAVSQGWRKGIHLPQGRWIDYWDGRQATAGAAGRDLDVQVTLDKLPVFVRAGAILPMYPDMLYDGHKPKDVLTLDLYPEGDSSYTLYEDDGNTRQYRQGAFSTQQLRMRAEGADVRVDIDPVDGSYAGQLAQRGYALRMLAMRRPATVAANGVALTAHASRVDFDAAITGWWFDAAERQGTLHVKTASQDIRQPLAFDIKGALGLRDDDPFPAAPVPGRALPADAMVVVNRPAEEAGHPLEKAFDADPATWFRTVRSQAVRSGPHEWVIGFTERRLIDGIELAPRTDQHWRHGQIRDYEIYVADNNGDWGGPVQRGRLVLREGTQAIAFPPTAGRLLRFRVLSTQNPEGDGAAATDPMVTAAQGDAARAHNATLPQEVGPITLSTFRVLEHRAPETAERQLYLSDLALPRGVARDKPAGKAGAEAMRMNGLRFRKGLGVGANSRIDVALAGNWTLLRADLGVDDSCRAAGGLQFQVWSGTRLLYDSGLVTAPAVVKPEIDVRGLSSLSLRTLGARGARPAQVCANWANAVLTGSAAASATLR; encoded by the coding sequence ATGAAAACACGTCTCGCAGCTGTCCTGTTCCTGGCCACAATGGCCGCCCACGCGGCGCCGGTTGGCAACCTGCGTACCCTGACGGCCGATGGCCCGCAGGGCTGGCGCATCGTTACCGACACGGGCGCCCGCCTGCGCGTCAGCCTGCCGCGCGTGGACGTGCTGCATGTGGAAGCCGCCGCGCCGGGGCTGGAGTTCACGGGGCCGGGCGACAAGGCGGCGGCCATCGTCGTCGGCCAGCCCGCGTCCGATGTGGCGCCGGTCCTGCGCGACGCGGGCGACCACGTGCTGATCGAGACCGCCGCCCTGGCGCTGCGCATCGATCGCAAGCCGCTGCGCTTGTCGCTGTACCGCGCCGGGAATCGCGACGCGCTGTGGCGCGAGGTGGAGCCGCTGGAACTGACCAAGGGCCAGAGTGTGCAAGTGCTGTCCAGCGACAAGGACGAGCGCTTCTTCGGCGGCGGCCAGCAGAACGGCCGTTTCGAATTCAAGGGGCGCCAGCTGGAGGTATCGTATTCGGGCGGCTGGGAGGAGGGCGACCGTCCCAGCCCGGCGCCATTTCTCATGAGCTCGCGCGGCTGGGGCATGCTGCGCAATACCTGGGCGGACGGCAGCTATGACCTGCGCGACGCCAACCAGGCGACCTTGCAGCACGCCGAGAGCCGCTTCGACGCGTACTACTTCGTCGGCAGGGATGTGCGCGACGTGCTGGCGCGGTACACCGAGTGGACCGGGCGTCCGCCCCTGCTGCCGCGCTGGGCGCTGGAATACGGCGATGCGGACTGCTACAACGACGGCGACAACGTGAAAAAGCCCGGCACCGTGCCGCCGGGGTGGAGCGACGGCCCCACCGGCACCACGCCGGACGTGGTCGAGAGCGTGGCAAAGCGCTACCGCGAGCACGACATGCCGGGCGGCTGGATCCTGCCGAACGACGGCTATGGCTGTGGCTACAAGGCGCTGCCGGAAACCGTGCAGGGCCTGGCGAAATACGGTTTCCGCACCGGCCTGTGGACCGAGAACGGCGTCGACAAGATCGCCTGGGAAGTGGGCCAGGCCGGCAGCCGCGTGCAGAAGCTGGACGTGGCATGGACCGGAAAAGGTTATCAATTCTCGCTGGACGCCAACAAGTCGGCCTATGACGGCATCGTGCACAACTCCGACAGCCGCCCCTTCATCTGGACCGTGATGGGCTGGGCCGGCACCCAGCGCTACGCCGTGGCGTGGACGGGCGACCAGAGCGCCAGCTGGGACTACATCCGCTGGCACGTGCCGACCTTGATCGGCTCCGGCCTGTCCGGCCAGGCCTATGCCACCGGCGACGTCGATGCCATCTTCGGCGGCAGCCCGGAAACCTACACGCGCGACCTGCAGTGGAAAGCCTTTACGCCGGTGTTGATGGGCATGTCCGGCTGGGCCGCCGCGGAGCGCAAGCATCCGTGGTGGTTCGATGAACCCTATCGCTCGATCAACCGGCGCTACCTGAAGCTCAAGATGCGCCTCACGCCCTACATGTACGGCCTGGCGCGCGAGGCCGAGACGACGGGGGCGCCGCTGGTGCGCGGCCTGATGTGGGACTACCCGGCCGATCCGGCCGCGTGGACCGAAGCCTACAAATACCAGTTCCTGCTGGGACGCGACCTGCTGGTGGCGCCGGTGTACCGCAGCCAGGCCGTGTCGCAGGGCTGGCGCAAGGGCATCCACCTGCCGCAGGGCCGCTGGATCGATTACTGGGACGGCCGCCAAGCCACGGCGGGTGCGGCGGGGCGCGACCTCGACGTGCAGGTCACGCTGGACAAGCTGCCGGTATTCGTGCGCGCCGGCGCGATCCTGCCGATGTATCCCGATATGCTATACGACGGCCACAAGCCGAAGGACGTGCTGACGCTCGACCTGTATCCGGAAGGCGACTCGAGCTACACCTTGTACGAGGACGACGGCAACACGCGCCAGTACCGGCAGGGCGCGTTCAGCACCCAACAACTTCGCATGCGCGCCGAGGGCGCGGACGTGCGCGTCGATATCGATCCGGTCGACGGCAGCTATGCCGGTCAGCTGGCGCAGCGCGGCTATGCCTTGCGCATGCTGGCGATGCGCCGTCCCGCGACCGTCGCGGCCAACGGTGTCGCGCTGACGGCGCATGCCAGCCGCGTCGACTTCGACGCCGCCATCACCGGCTGGTGGTTCGACGCGGCCGAGCGCCAGGGCACACTGCACGTCAAGACCGCCAGCCAGGACATCCGCCAGCCGCTGGCGTTCGACATCAAAGGCGCCCTCGGCCTGCGCGACGACGACCCGTTCCCGGCAGCGCCCGTGCCCGGCCGGGCGCTGCCGGCCGACGCGATGGTGGTGGTAAACCGTCCCGCCGAGGAAGCGGGGCACCCTCTGGAGAAGGCATTCGACGCCGATCCCGCCACCTGGTTCCGCACCGTGCGCAGCCAGGCCGTGCGCAGCGGCCCCCACGAATGGGTGATCGGTTTCACGGAGCGGCGCCTGATCGACGGGATCGAGCTGGCACCGCGCACCGACCAGCACTGGCGCCATGGCCAGATTCGCGACTACGAAATCTATGTGGCCGACAACAACGGCGACTGGGGCGGCCCGGTCCAGCGTGGCCGGCTGGTGCTGCGCGAAGGCACGCAGGCAATCGCCTTCCCGCCCACTGCGGGCCGTCTGCTGCGCTTCCGCGTGCTGAGCACGCAGAACCCGGAAGGCGACGGCGCGGCAGCAACCGATCCGATGGTCACGGCCGCGCAGGGCGATGCAGCGCGTGCCCACAACGCCACATTGCCGCAGGAGGTAGGGCCGATCACCTTGTCCACGTTCCGCGTCCTGGAACATCGCGCGCCAGAGACGGCGGAGCGCCAACTGTACCTGTCCGATCTGGCGCTGCCGCGCGGCGTGGCGCGCGACAAGCCGGCCGGCAAGGCGGGTGCCGAGGCGATGCGCATGAACGGCCTGCGCTTTCGCAAGGGCCTCGGCGTAGGCGCGAACAGCCGCATCGACGTGGCCCTGGCCGGCAACTGGACTTTGCTGCGCGCCGACCTGGGCGTGGACGACAGCTGCCGCGCCGCCGGGGGCCTGCAGTTCCAGGTATGGAGCGGCACACGCCTGCTGTACGACAGCGGCTTGGTCACGGCGCCGGCCGTCGTCAAGCCGGAAATCGACGTGCGCGGGCTCTCGAGCCTCAGCCTGCGCACGCTGGGCGCGCGTGGCGCCCGTCCGGCCCAGGTCTGCGCCAACTGGGCCAATGCCGTGTTGACCGGCAGCGCGGCTGCCTCGGCCACGCTGCGCTGA
- a CDS encoding Gfo/Idh/MocA family oxidoreductase — MKQAFNRRGFLQAGAALAGSLLLPQAHGAASRRRLRIGMIGTGMRGQVLLRELLRRDDVEVAALCDIDPIMLGRALALADKLGKPRPRTFGDDRDPQAYQRMLDSRALDGVIIATPWEWHAPMAIAAMRAKVAVGCEVVAGISLQDHWDVLDTQLATGTPYMLLENVCYRRDVLAVLRMVRAGVFGELVHLQGGYQHDLRAVKFNSGDPAKPYGGGVEFGAKGFSEARWRTEHSVRRNGELYPSHGIGPCAMYTNINRGNRFTRINSFATKARGLHEYIVKEGGADHPNAKARFSLGDVVTTTLATANGETILLQHDTSLPRPYSLGFRVQGTKGLWMDVNHGIHVEGQSKPHQWDAFQAWQDKYEHPLWRKYGAQAEGAGHGGMDFFVIHAFIEALKAEAPMPIDIYDAVTWSAITPLSEASIAQGYQTLDFPDFTRGAWQGRKPIFGFDERY, encoded by the coding sequence ATGAAACAGGCATTCAATCGACGTGGTTTCCTCCAGGCCGGCGCCGCGCTGGCCGGCAGCCTGCTGCTGCCGCAGGCACACGGCGCGGCCTCACGCCGGCGGCTGCGCATCGGCATGATCGGCACCGGCATGCGCGGCCAGGTACTGCTGCGCGAACTGCTCCGGCGCGACGACGTGGAGGTCGCGGCGCTGTGCGATATCGACCCCATCATGCTGGGCCGCGCGCTGGCGCTGGCCGACAAGCTGGGCAAACCGCGGCCACGCACCTTCGGCGACGATCGCGATCCGCAAGCCTATCAACGCATGCTGGACAGCCGCGCGCTCGACGGCGTCATCATCGCCACGCCGTGGGAATGGCACGCGCCGATGGCCATCGCGGCGATGCGGGCCAAGGTGGCGGTGGGCTGCGAAGTCGTGGCCGGTATCTCGCTGCAGGACCATTGGGATGTGCTGGACACGCAACTGGCCACCGGTACGCCGTACATGCTGCTGGAGAACGTGTGCTACCGGCGCGACGTGCTGGCGGTGCTGCGCATGGTGCGCGCCGGCGTGTTCGGCGAACTGGTGCACCTGCAGGGCGGCTACCAGCATGACCTGCGCGCCGTGAAGTTCAACAGCGGCGATCCGGCCAAGCCGTATGGCGGCGGCGTCGAATTCGGCGCCAAGGGCTTTTCCGAGGCGCGCTGGCGCACCGAGCACTCGGTGCGGCGCAACGGCGAGCTGTATCCCAGCCACGGCATCGGGCCGTGCGCGATGTACACCAATATCAATCGGGGTAACCGCTTCACCCGCATCAACAGCTTCGCCACCAAGGCGCGCGGGCTGCACGAATACATCGTCAAGGAAGGGGGGGCCGATCATCCGAACGCCAAGGCGCGCTTCAGCCTGGGCGATGTCGTCACGACCACCTTGGCGACGGCGAACGGCGAAACGATCCTGCTGCAGCACGACACGTCGCTGCCGCGGCCATATTCGCTGGGCTTCCGGGTGCAGGGCACGAAGGGGCTGTGGATGGATGTGAACCATGGCATCCACGTGGAAGGGCAGAGCAAGCCGCACCAGTGGGACGCGTTCCAGGCCTGGCAGGACAAATACGAGCATCCGCTGTGGCGCAAGTACGGGGCGCAGGCCGAGGGGGCCGGCCATGGCGGCATGGATTTCTTCGTCATCCACGCCTTTATCGAGGCACTGAAGGCCGAGGCGCCGATGCCGATCGATATCTACGATGCGGTGACGTGGAGCGCGATCACGCCGCTGTCGGAGGCGTCCATCGCGCAGGGCTACCAGACCTTGGACTTCCCTGATTTTACGCGCGGGGCTTGGCAGGGGCGCAAGCCGATCTTTGGGTTCGACGAGCGGTATTGA